Proteins found in one Takifugu rubripes chromosome 17, fTakRub1.2, whole genome shotgun sequence genomic segment:
- the cpz gene encoding carboxypeptidase Z isoform X1: MRAGLWFPFLSLVGSCWCAPPQTCHPGDEFLGICSSSSGFEEKPTCTELNLGYCNDLEYSRTIFPNILGHRTRVDAESGAEYLLLSVIHGLLNGECSPEIRLVGCSVIASPCRNDKMIKPCRSTCDALRKDCIHAFEAIEMAWPYFLDCDRFFASEEEGCFDPLRGLRARQELALASIHPVEPSTIIQFIYTSNAQMYSLLKRTAAKCSHISHVYSIGRSTEGRDLLVIEFTNNPGQHELLEPEIKLVGNMHGNEVLGRQLLIYMAQYLCSEYLLGNRRIQTLINTTRIHILASMNPDGYELAASEVEDSNDPELSNQEGHLLNGWTNGRTNAQSIDLNRNFPDLTSVFYRNRRSRHFRTDHIPIPDGYWFGKVAPETYAVMKWIRSLPFVQSASLHGGELVISYPFDFSRDLHEERKFSPTPDEQAFQRLARTYADNHATMSDNDTDRCGASFHRTRGIINGALWYSFAGGMSDFNYLHTNCLEITVELGCDKFPAEQELYPEWKRNKEALLSFMESVHRGVKGVVKDADGNGIKGATVTVRGIRKAVTTADDGDYWRLLNAGVHILTATAKGYSRVSKRVYLPPNMNRAGRVDFVLTKVPVEPDIDDHLFPTVETWDRFDPYNQFERYNDPDAGGVEREEKPWWWNYFAQSGISPPHWLLRTV; encoded by the exons ATGCGTGCAGGACTTTGGTTCCCGTTTCTGAGCTTGGTGGGAAGTTGTTGGTGCGCGCCGCCGCAGACATGTCACCCCGGAGACGAGTTCTTAG GGatctgtagcagcagcagcgggttTGAAGAGAAAC CTACGTGCACAGAGCTCAACCTGGGCTACTGTAATGACCTGGAATACTCCAG GACGATCTTCCCCAACATCCTCGGGCATCGCACTCGCGTGGACGCAGAATCGGGCGCCGAGTACCTGCTGCTGAGCGTCATCCACGGCCTGCTCAACGGGGAGTGCTCCCCTGAGATACGCCTGGTCGGCTGCTCCGTCATCGCCTCGCCCTGCCGCAACGACAAGATGATCAAACCCTGCCGCAGCACGTGCGATGCTCTGAGGAAGGACTGCATCCACGCCTTTGAGGCCATCGAGATGGCCTGGCCCTACTTCCTGGATTGCGACCGCTTCTTTgccagtgaggaggagggctGCTTTGACCCCCTGAGAGGActgagag CCAGACAGGAGCTCGCCCTGGCCAGCATCCATCCGGTAGAACCCAGCACCATCATCCAGTTTATCTACACGTCCAACGCCCAGATGTACAGCTTGCTGAAGAGAACGGCGGCCAAGTGCTCCCACATCTCTCATGTGTACAGTATCGGCCGCAGCACAGAAGGCAGGGATCTGCTGGTTATTGAGTTCACCAACAACCCGGGGCAGCACGAGTTGC TGGAGCCAGAGATCAAGCTGGTGGGAAACATGCACGGCAACGAAGTGCTGGGCCGCCAGCTGCTCATCTACATGGCCCAGTACCTGTGTTCGGAGTATCTCCTCGGGAATCGGCGAATTCAGACCCTCATCAATACCACACGCATCCATATTCTGGCTTCCATGAATCCAGACGGCTATGAGCTGGCCGCCTCAGAGGTAGAGGATAGCAATGATCCGGAGCTCAGCAACCAGGAA GGTCACCTGTTGAACGGCTGGACCAACGGTCGGACCAACGCCCAGAGCATTGACCTGAACCGCAACTTCCCAGACCTGACCTCCGTTTTCTACCGGAACCGCCGCAGCAGACACTTCCGCACCGACCACATCCCGATCCCAGACGGCTACTGGTTTGGCAAA GTGGCGCCAGAGACCTACGCAGTGATGAAGTGGATCAGGTCGCTGCCCTTTGTCCAGTCTGCCAGCCTCCACGGGGGGGAGCTGGTGATCTCCTACCCCTTTGACTTCTCCAGGGACTTACACGAGGAAAGGAAGTTCTCCCCCACTCCTGACGAGCAG GCTTTCCAGCGGCTGGCTCGCACCTACGCCGACAATCACGCCACCATGTCAGACAACGACACCGACAGGTGCGGCGCCTCTTTTCACCGGACCAGAGGCATCATCAACGGGGCGCTGTGGTACAGCTTCGCCGGAG GTATGTCGGACTTCAACTACTTACACACGAACTGTCTGGAGATCACCGTGGAGCTGGGCTGTGACAAATTCCCAGCGGAGCAGGAGCTCTACCCAGAGTGGAAGAGGAATAAAGAAGCTCTGCTCTCGTTTATGGAGTCC GTCCATCGGGGGGTAAAGGGAGTAGTGAAGGACGCTGATGGGAACGGAATAAAAGGAGCCACCGTCACTGTCAGAGGCATTAGGAAAGCTGTCACCACAG CTGATGATGGCGACTACTGGCGGCTGCTAAACGCCGGCGTTCACATCCTGACCGCCACGGCTAAGGGTTACTCCAGGGTCAGCAAGAGGGTTTATCTGCCTCCAAACATGAACAGGGCTGGACGCGTCGACTTTGTCCTGACAAAG GTTCCCGTGGAACCCGACATTGACGACCACCTTTTCCCCACCGTGGAGACGTGGGATAGATTTGACCCCTACAACCAGTTTGAGCGTTACAATGATCCAGATGCAGGAGGAGTGGAGCGGGAGGAGAAACCCTGGTGGTGGAACTACTTTGCCCAGTCTGGTATCTCCCCTCCACACTGGCTGCTGCGAACTGTCTAG
- the cpz gene encoding carboxypeptidase Z isoform X2, producing MRAGLWFPFLSLVGSCWCAPPQTCHPGDEFLGICSSSSGFEEKPTCTELNLGYCNDLEYSRTIFPNILGHRTRVDAESGAEYLLLSVIHGLLNGECSPEIRLVGCSVIASPCRNDKMIKPCRSTCDALRKDCIHAFEAIEMAWPYFLDCDRFFASEEEGCFDPLRGLRARQELALASIHPVEPSTIIQFIYTSNAQMYSLLKRTAAKCSHISHVYSIGRSTEGRDLLVIEFTNNPGQHELLEPEIKLVGNMHGNEVLGRQLLIYMAQYLCSEYLLGNRRIQTLINTTRIHILASMNPDGYELAASEGHLLNGWTNGRTNAQSIDLNRNFPDLTSVFYRNRRSRHFRTDHIPIPDGYWFGKVAPETYAVMKWIRSLPFVQSASLHGGELVISYPFDFSRDLHEERKFSPTPDEQAFQRLARTYADNHATMSDNDTDRCGASFHRTRGIINGALWYSFAGGMSDFNYLHTNCLEITVELGCDKFPAEQELYPEWKRNKEALLSFMESVHRGVKGVVKDADGNGIKGATVTVRGIRKAVTTADDGDYWRLLNAGVHILTATAKGYSRVSKRVYLPPNMNRAGRVDFVLTKVPVEPDIDDHLFPTVETWDRFDPYNQFERYNDPDAGGVEREEKPWWWNYFAQSGISPPHWLLRTV from the exons ATGCGTGCAGGACTTTGGTTCCCGTTTCTGAGCTTGGTGGGAAGTTGTTGGTGCGCGCCGCCGCAGACATGTCACCCCGGAGACGAGTTCTTAG GGatctgtagcagcagcagcgggttTGAAGAGAAAC CTACGTGCACAGAGCTCAACCTGGGCTACTGTAATGACCTGGAATACTCCAG GACGATCTTCCCCAACATCCTCGGGCATCGCACTCGCGTGGACGCAGAATCGGGCGCCGAGTACCTGCTGCTGAGCGTCATCCACGGCCTGCTCAACGGGGAGTGCTCCCCTGAGATACGCCTGGTCGGCTGCTCCGTCATCGCCTCGCCCTGCCGCAACGACAAGATGATCAAACCCTGCCGCAGCACGTGCGATGCTCTGAGGAAGGACTGCATCCACGCCTTTGAGGCCATCGAGATGGCCTGGCCCTACTTCCTGGATTGCGACCGCTTCTTTgccagtgaggaggagggctGCTTTGACCCCCTGAGAGGActgagag CCAGACAGGAGCTCGCCCTGGCCAGCATCCATCCGGTAGAACCCAGCACCATCATCCAGTTTATCTACACGTCCAACGCCCAGATGTACAGCTTGCTGAAGAGAACGGCGGCCAAGTGCTCCCACATCTCTCATGTGTACAGTATCGGCCGCAGCACAGAAGGCAGGGATCTGCTGGTTATTGAGTTCACCAACAACCCGGGGCAGCACGAGTTGC TGGAGCCAGAGATCAAGCTGGTGGGAAACATGCACGGCAACGAAGTGCTGGGCCGCCAGCTGCTCATCTACATGGCCCAGTACCTGTGTTCGGAGTATCTCCTCGGGAATCGGCGAATTCAGACCCTCATCAATACCACACGCATCCATATTCTGGCTTCCATGAATCCAGACGGCTATGAGCTGGCCGCCTCAGAG GGTCACCTGTTGAACGGCTGGACCAACGGTCGGACCAACGCCCAGAGCATTGACCTGAACCGCAACTTCCCAGACCTGACCTCCGTTTTCTACCGGAACCGCCGCAGCAGACACTTCCGCACCGACCACATCCCGATCCCAGACGGCTACTGGTTTGGCAAA GTGGCGCCAGAGACCTACGCAGTGATGAAGTGGATCAGGTCGCTGCCCTTTGTCCAGTCTGCCAGCCTCCACGGGGGGGAGCTGGTGATCTCCTACCCCTTTGACTTCTCCAGGGACTTACACGAGGAAAGGAAGTTCTCCCCCACTCCTGACGAGCAG GCTTTCCAGCGGCTGGCTCGCACCTACGCCGACAATCACGCCACCATGTCAGACAACGACACCGACAGGTGCGGCGCCTCTTTTCACCGGACCAGAGGCATCATCAACGGGGCGCTGTGGTACAGCTTCGCCGGAG GTATGTCGGACTTCAACTACTTACACACGAACTGTCTGGAGATCACCGTGGAGCTGGGCTGTGACAAATTCCCAGCGGAGCAGGAGCTCTACCCAGAGTGGAAGAGGAATAAAGAAGCTCTGCTCTCGTTTATGGAGTCC GTCCATCGGGGGGTAAAGGGAGTAGTGAAGGACGCTGATGGGAACGGAATAAAAGGAGCCACCGTCACTGTCAGAGGCATTAGGAAAGCTGTCACCACAG CTGATGATGGCGACTACTGGCGGCTGCTAAACGCCGGCGTTCACATCCTGACCGCCACGGCTAAGGGTTACTCCAGGGTCAGCAAGAGGGTTTATCTGCCTCCAAACATGAACAGGGCTGGACGCGTCGACTTTGTCCTGACAAAG GTTCCCGTGGAACCCGACATTGACGACCACCTTTTCCCCACCGTGGAGACGTGGGATAGATTTGACCCCTACAACCAGTTTGAGCGTTACAATGATCCAGATGCAGGAGGAGTGGAGCGGGAGGAGAAACCCTGGTGGTGGAACTACTTTGCCCAGTCTGGTATCTCCCCTCCACACTGGCTGCTGCGAACTGTCTAG